The Ciconia boyciana chromosome 4, ASM3463844v1, whole genome shotgun sequence DNA window GGAAGCACGCCTCGCCCTGGGCGCGGGCCTGCCCGGCGCGGGGGCGGTCCGTGGGGCGCGCGGATGTGAGGGTTGTGGGGAGCGGCGGAGCCCGGCGGGGCGATGCCGGGCAGGCGGTCTTCGAAGGAGAAGAAGCGGCGCCGCTCGCGTTCCTGCTGCCCGGAGGGAGCCTCGGGGCCGGGTGGCAGCGAGAGGAAGCGGCGGAGCACCGAGTCCAGCCACGGTGCCCTGGAGGTAGCGCGGGAAGGTGGGGCGGGCGGCCGCTTCGCGGCTCTGGCCGCTGCTTTCCCCGCTCCGCCTCGGAGTGATGGGGCTCGGGCCCGCCCGTGCCTTCTGGGGCGCGACGCGGCCCTCCCCGtcgccgccgcgcccgccttCTGTGCCACCCCGGCGGGCGAGGCCTGGCTGCTGTCACTGCCTGAGCTGGCTGCGGGAAGGGTCGGGGGGCAGGCGGCTGTGCCCGCTTCTCGGCCGGATGGTTGCGGCTGGCTCCTGTCCGGACCTGCGGCAGAAGAAGCTCAGGGCCGATTACGTTCAGTCAGAACTtgtctgcctgcagctgcataGAGGAGAGAACTCGGAGGGGCAGCGCGGGGAGGCGTGCAGCGAAGGCACCCACGGCCAGGACGGGCAGTGCCGTGGCGCCCCCGTGCACGGCCAGGGGAGACCGGTCTGTTTTCCCAGGCGCAGGAGATGCAGGGCACAAGCTCAGAGGTGACCCCAATCGTGGTGCTCATGCTTGCAGGATTGGAAGTCTGTTCTAGGAGGTGTTGGTGCACGAGTACGAATATTCGCATGATGCACACGCCTGAGTGAATCGTGGAGCtgtcaaaatgtatttctagctgtttttttttaactgtagaGGCCTTCCACTGATGTATGGAAGATACATGTTCTGATAGAAAGCCCACTTTTATTCTCAGAAGACTGTGCCACACAGGGAACTGTATGCCAATTTCCTTCTTAGTGGGGTAGCTATAACTTACGAGATTAGTGATTTAACTGCACAGCAAATCGGAGAGATGGATTTCTTCTGCCTTAAAGCATGCTTTCATGTATAAGCAGCAGCTAGGTATTTGCAGAtaatattttccagttaatatttaaaagtattttttgcctcttgaagcttttaaaatttcccCTAGCATAAGAATGGTTTTAGTAACCAAAAATGTAGCTTCTGTAAGGCAGTTAGCTTGCAAACTGAAACACTATTTGGAAGCTCAGAAGTCTACCTTGAGGTGTACCTTGCAATTATGAAGGGAAAGCTGTTGCAAGCACAAATTAAGCTGTAAGTTTCCTTCTTCTCTAGTTCACAGGAAATGTGAAATTTACTTGCTTTCCTTGATTTTAGGAAGAAAAGTGCAATGTACCATCCGGAGAAAAAGTGGAAGAAGCTGAACAACCCAGTGATATAGAAGAAGGAGGATTAGATCTCAGCGTGTCACTCAAACCAGTCAGTTTCTACATCGcggacaaaaaagaaatgcttcaaCAGTGTTTCTGTGTCATAGGGGAGAAAAAACTACAGAAGATGCTGCCTGATATTTTAAAGGTACTGAAATACACTTAACTTTATATACTTTTTACAAGCTTGAATGCTTGTGTAACAAAGCACATTTATCTCTCAAGTCTAGTGGACTTCCAGCTTAAAAGCTGCCTgtatatttcttaaataaagattttataaaGTGTCTGAAAGTAAGACTTTTTTAAGATTTGATGTAGCTATTCCAGCTTACTCCTTTTTCCACTGCTCAGCCATTGCTGAACTGCAGGCTGCTTATTTTTATACCATCTGTCTGTACTGGTTAGTTAAATGGAAAAGGAGTTTCATAATTGCATGGAGTAAATTCAGTAGTGTTGTTCACTAATAAATATGCTGATTTGTTAATAAaagtttgatttctgtttgtgtcAGCTGAATTTCTTTGTACAGTATTAAATTAATGTCTGAGATAAGCAATAAAACCCCTTATTGATAAACAGCTTCTGAAGCTGTAACTTCTGTTGACTTTAGTGGTAGTATCGCTTGAGTTTTACTGGCTTAGAACATAGGCTTTTTGAGTCTTGTGAACTGCAGGACTTGGTAATAATAAATTAGGCTAGCAGCCTGTACAGAAGAAGAGGCTGCAGGTGAAATGCCATTTGTGTGATGTTTgttaatagttttaaaatttttgtctttaatttttatctttgaatCATCTTATTAATATAAGTGAGGCAAGACTTCTTCATTTAAGCACGTGGTGAACTGCATACAGTCTCATCCATTTCTTATCTCTGGGAGAAGAGGTCTGGTGCAGCTGGAGGCAAAGGCGTTACTGAGTTAGAAAGGAAGTTGCGAGGTGGTGTAGAACCAAACCTACACTAGAGTCGTGAATGTTACAGTATGCTCGGCACTTTCTAATTTTAGTACTTGTACGTGGTATCATAGTTCATTTGAAAGCGTGAAATTATCACTTTATTTCACCAAGAGGACACCAAGTAGTACAAAAGATGTGAAGGTAACTGGAATACCCATAAAATCTGTGGCAGCATGTGGTAGTATCAAGCATGAGAAATGGATCACAATTTACATATTTCTTATCTTTATTATGATTTACAACTGTTGGTATGTTGTCAATAGCAGTGTTTGCTTCAGTTTGTGAACTTGTATTCAACAGTTGGTGCTGGTCTTTGCAGGCTTAATTATGTAATCCACCTGCTCCCAAGTGATGGAGAATTGGGAGTAATCAGGGCTACAGTTGTATGCAGTCCCATGCTTCACACATATGGCCCAGTATTTCTACTGCTTAGTGTTGCAGCTGCAGTGAAAACACCAGGCCATAGGTCAAGTAACCGATAGCGTATAttgcttaatttttcagaaaaaaaccacacacacacactatttCTGGTAGTTGTCAAAACTGAAACAGCTACCTGGTGTTCTTCAATAGTTGCATCAATACAGGTGAGAATAGGGAGGGGACTTGCAATCTGAGTTAGCTCTTCATGCAGTACAGTTGGAGTGCTACTTACCGTTCATAATTACTTTGTCCTCAGAAATTTTTAGTTGCTTGTGGTCTGTCTTATCTGTCTTCTTAGAATTGTTCCATGGACGAAatcaaaaggctttgcttggAGCAGTTGGAGCtgttatctgaaaaaaaactgTTGAAGATACTTGAAGGTATGAATGAAACTTAGGCAGCACTGTACAGCAGAGAATAGTCTGCCTCTAAACTGGATTTTCACTCCGTTTCTAGCTactaatatatatacacacacactataTACATAATATTAGCATGTGTACATATGTAATActgatatatatacacacactaaTATATACTTactagtgtgtgtgtgtatatatatgctgGGTTTGATCTTTTCAGCTTGGATGAAATCATCCATTGATTTAGAAGCTATAAGGGACCCCTATTCAGAAAAAAGTAGTATAAACTTCTTTTCCTTAGTACCCAAACTAAGAACAAAGCTTTtgacttggaaaaaacaaagctagGAGTGTAGAAGTATTGTTTGAAATCCATTATTTTAGGTTAACTGACATTAAGTTGCCTCCTGATTCTCTGCAGGGGAAATCTGATGTACTACAATACCAGTTCAATTGTATTAGTAATTGCAGTAGAGTATTCAGTGTAATTAAAGGATTCTTGGTGgatccctctgctctgctgagacACACAGTTCATGTACTTTGATTAAGGATATGATATtccagcttttgagtatcttaCTGAACTTCATTTATAAATGTGTTGCTGTCTTGTCAATTAAGTGGAACTCTTTGAATCTTGAATGCTGCAGAGTACCTTCTATTAATTCTATCtcctgtgctttatttttagtgcCTATACTATCGTATAGCAATAgctattctgttttttttttttcataatacagTGTAACTGAAAtaaggtttttggttttgagtaAATCTAATTATAGAACATCTACtttaactggggaaaaaacctcttctgctgatTATTGCAATAGAGTTAATTGTTAAGAGTAAGCCTAAGTATATAGGATTAATTATATTACCTGCCTaaattttcatgtttgaaaCTGTGTATATCTAGGCAAGATTGGAGCTGATTCTGATACTGACGAGGAGGCAGATGGAGGAGACAAGACTGGAGGTGAATCAGTCAGTCAGTGAGTAAAAGACAAAACACTTAAACTTAATTTAAGAATACTGAACAATACAGGAATTTTTCATGAGAAATGATCAAACTTAATAAACCTCTGAGACTATACAAGACAATACACCAGCGTTGGGTAGATTCAAATACTTCTTAGTTGCTGGTTTGGTTAGTTCATCTAGACGTAGTAAATAGGAATAAATGGATGGGAAAGGTAGTGATAGTAATCCAAATTTCACATTCTGGTCAGGATTTTTGATTTAACAGAGACCTGGTTTCTGATCCTGTCTTTGATTCAGAACAACTTATGAAGTTATTGgatgaagtaattttctttggTCACATCTCATCATACATCATGCAAATATACTAGAAAATGGAGTGATACTAAGTTAAGTGATGTTTCCGTTTTTCTCATGTGATACAGTTTTAATACCCTCTGACACTATTTCTTCTAGGGTTCCATTTGGAGGCTGATTTGTGGCTGTATCCCCCTTTGCTATTTGTTGCCTACGTGATCTGTGAATGGTGTCAGTACACCCATTTATGTGGactcattttcttattttggacATAGCCTCTGCTGGCtatataaaaaggcaaaataaaaaattaaaaaactacAAAATACACTAAATATCAGGTCTCCTTATGTAAAGGAGTCTCTGTTAACTGGTTCATGTTTTGCCAGTGAACTCCTAAATAGAATGAGAAGACAAACTTGTTGGCTAAGGAAACCATGAAAAATGGCCCAGGATTTTGATGTCTGGAGAAatgatatgattttttttttaaggcctAATTCACAAGCTGTTTACTATtgcaaaatacatgaaatgTTCCTCATCTTAAAGAAGTATGGCAGGATTAGTGCTGCTAGATTTCAGGAAGGTACTTCCATGGCTGCAAGGTGTTTCAAAGCTACTCTTGAGACATGTATCTATGACCCTCAGCTACAGTATATTGAGTTAAGCCTTGCTTATATGCAAACAAAGTAATGATTTGACCTGGTAAAAACCTAAAAAGGGGAAATTGTTACTGTCaattaatgaataaaacaacaaaataaggaaagcaagcaggatTTACCATTTTTTAACTAGCGGGTTTCTGAAAACACTTAACAACCCATTTGCCCATGGCAAGTAGGaaagtttcaggaaaacaaCATCTATAGGATCTAAATCGCAGTTTGGAAGTCTACTGTTTTTACACTATACAGATAATATTCCAGGCATAAGCAGTGAGTAAACCAAAGTGAGTTGGTGTTGTCAACCTTTTCTCATAGCTGTGTTGAAGTACAGCAGAATTAAAGCTGACCAAGTTCTTTAGTGATTGCTGTGGTTACCAAAAACTGACAAAGCTAGGTCACCTTATGTGGCTGATGAGAAAGACGTGAGCAGTAACTGACAGCAAAATCAAGAAGaaattgtgtttaaaagaaaaagtaagagaaaataagagattGTTTGCTTTGACGaacagaatggttgaggtgcCCCTGATTTTTGTGTATCTATCTCCATCCTGATAGTTTAATACTTCAGACCCCTCCAAAATGGCCAGGCAAGATATGTTGGTGTAGGAATTGTggcttttgttctccttttaaTGCAGTGGGTTAAAAAATAGTATGCTACACACAAGGGTGCTGTCTCAGAACCTTGGCTCGTAGGTTGAGCTGTGTGCTAactttaacaaaaaacaaaaagggaaagctgTTTGGATGATAGAGAAATAAAGGGATAGGAGGAAATAGGTAAAACGAGGAAAATTAAGGTTTTGTATTAATCATTAAGCCCAGTGCTCAGTAAGTAGAACAATATTATGCTTTTACAACTGTAAAATGTCACAAGCCCTTTTTACTAAATAGGTCTAATCTTTGGGCATTTAGTCTAACTTTTTTGCAATCCGTGtgtaaacaaatataaatacaagtttgcaaaacttcagaaaactgtgTGTTTCAGCCAGAACAGCAACAAGTCAGTCAGTAGGCAGGGAGGCTAAAGATGCAACAGTGTAGAAGTAGTGAAAACTGCATTGCTGAGCTAAGCTTTGGTTGTTTGTAATcattaatatgttttaaattatcatCTGAGTTTAAATGGGTGAATTTATTTGccctgggaagagaaaagacttttcagaatgaaaaaggcAGTTTCTTTGTTTATGTTCTCACTGGTGGTTGTTCATAGTTTGTCTTCATTTCTTGTGGTTTTCTTGTAAATGactactttttttctgcattctgtTAATGATGCAAcattaaagcttttttgttttaagtccGACTTGCCTTAGTTGTTTTCATGGACATGTAAAcgtgagaaggaaaaatgtgaataGCAAGTCTTACTCTAGTTAAAAATTTGTTAACTGATTGGAAACATcacttttctttcatccttgttcttaaaaaaaaataaataaattcaacaAACTTATACCTCCAGCAATATCCATGTATCAATAGAAATCCAGAAAGCTTAAATCAATATATCTGAAGAAATTAAGTGTATCAAAAtatacaggcttttttttccccctgaaataTGTAAATACTTATCTGTCTCTAAAGACCTGCTTCCAGTCTGTACCTTCTAAAAGTAGCAGGGGTTTAGAGAAGTTTCTCCAGGTACAGGGAAGATTGCAAAATTCAGACCTTTATCTGAAGCTTTTGGATAGTATCACATCTGTAATTGTAAATTGAACATTCCTTTTTCTGATGCACATATCCTCATTCTGCCACCAGAACCGGAAGTCCTGAGGCTTGTCCTAGATTTCAGCTTTGTAAAAGCTTCAGATGCTTCCATTAGCATGTAAAGCACTTGCTTTGCTATTTTGTCaccagctgcttctgtgttAAACGCTAGAAATCCTGGAGTAAGCATGCATAACTGAAGAAGCGGGGCCTATGTTTGCCAATAACTGGAAATTGCTGTTACAATAGATAACGCTTCATTACTTTTGAGCTCTGTGTAGATTAACTATGCAGTTCTCAGATTCTTGTTATGGTTTCTGTGTTACTGTCTGCAATGGAATACTGTTAAACCAAGAGAATTGCTGTATACCAAGGTTCCAACTAAATGACAGATATTTAATTGAAAGGAGTTAGCCAATTAATGCCCTGCAAAACCCAGTAGGCATTCTTCCCATCTCATTCAAAAGGTATTGGCGTGTTCTTGAGCTATTCCTTTCCTGCTCCCTGAATTGGCTTTTTAAATACCCTCCAACTGaaggactgaaaataaattatttgctgtagtaataaaatatgtattaaaagaaCAAGCATGCTGATATCATTATAATGATCATATGTTCATGTCCATAATGTGGGTAAATGatcttttgctttgaaaatctaatgtgcttatttttttcactttgtgaaCATTTGCGGTTTAATATTCACTCCTTCAAGAATTTATAGGCTTTTTACTGCTTTGTGGTCATGAgtgcagtttttgtttgttttgttttagaaaggGTAGCAGTTTAGAGGCTTGCCTTGTTTTAACATGTTTTGCTCCTAGGTACTGGGATGTTCACAAGCATGCAATCGCCATCTGATATTTACCCCTCTAGGACAATTTGGTTACCTTCACCATTTGGAATCACTGCAAGAATAGGCTACATGAGTCATGGGCAGATACATTAGTACTTGGCATCTGTTCACTGTCTTCTGTTCTTATGGTGTCCTCAAACTTCACCTGTAATTGGACTGATGGACATTTCATAGCGCATTAAACTATTTGATTAGCATCTGTCATTTGGGATACCTTTCCTGAGGAGCACTACTTCATaaggactgttttctttttttttaaaaattgcttgctgttaattattttagttCTAATTCATCATGGAAAACTACCCTTGGAACAAAAATTTGCAGGAAGCTTACAAGGACTTGGGacttctagaaatattttttcagacttGGAACTGTGAAGGCAAATTTTAATTTAGGAAGGTACATCATCTTTATGTCAGAGTAGCAGAGGTACTGATCTCAAGCCTCACTCCAGAGATTTAGTTGAATGTTTCTTAACGACAATTAAAAGCCCTGTAAGGAAAGTATCAGAGTATCAGTGTGACTGTATCTCATGTTGTCAGACTGTCTTCTAGTCCAGCacattaagatatttttttctgtcacaaaaCTTTTCCTGCGGGTGTTCACCCCAGTTACTGCTGATGCTTGGAATCCCAGCCACCAGTATTGCGGTGCTATTGTCTTAATCCTTAGCTGTCCACTCCTCTGACCAGTACCCCTTTTCCTAACCTGGGCTACTGTCTTGCCTAACTCTGCATAATCTGCTGGATGTGGTACCAAATTACCCTCAAACTGAGATTTCTTAGGCAGCTATGCAGGTTCCTGAAAGTAATAGATTCTGTAAAGAATCCACGTGTTTGAGCCCAGGTAAGTATTGCACTAGTGTGGAGCATGCCAACATGAAAAGCCATCATAGGGCACATTTAAATTTACAGTGTTCGTCACCAAcaaactgtaataaaatatttactaacAAACAAGTTAAGGTTAACAAGTTGAGAGCAAAACTGAACTGTGAACTGCTTCTGCTTGGCCACAAGATGGTGCAAAATGCCCGCCTATTAAAGGAAGTAGTGAAGGTTCACCAGCAATACAGTCCAATCCAATCAATTCTGAAAGCGTAAAATGTGCTGTAAAAGTACTTTTGGGTTCTAAAAATTCTTTTGTTGACAGGAGGTGGTCTTTAAAGGAATGTGGTTTTGCTATAATCAGTGATAATGTCAAGGTAACAGGAGGAAACTTTACAACAAGTTTTgatatgtgattttttttctattgataatttctttttacGTAGCTGTTAAAATGGGTCTAGGTAATTTCACAGCCAATGTTTGAACCGTAGAGGTCACTCCGAGTTTTCTGTCAATGGGGTGATTATAATTGCTCAGTGAAATTTGGTGTTGGATGTCAGCGTGATGCCAGAGATGTGAAGTTTCTTGCCTGGATACTATTTGTGCAACATCAGACTTTCCCAAGTGACACGCTGCTGTCCAGTGCAGAGATGACTACTCAGTTTAAAATGATGAAGCAAGTGTGTGAGGGAGGACGGGCAGGGGCAGCCTAAGAAGCTTTTGCTCTTAGGGATGAGCAGGGTGTATGACAAACT harbors:
- the CAAP1 gene encoding caspase activity and apoptosis inhibitor 1, yielding MPGRRSSKEKKRRRSRSCCPEGASGPGGSERKRRSTESSHGALEEEKCNVPSGEKVEEAEQPSDIEEGGLDLSVSLKPVSFYIADKKEMLQQCFCVIGEKKLQKMLPDILKNCSMDEIKRLCLEQLELLSEKKLLKILEGKIGADSDTDEEADGGDKTGGESVSQQDNSIDSTSSLREDNKLEGQESKQGKGEDSDVLSINADAYDSDIEGPCNEEDGQDVQENTVRSGAGQIDDLQKDIEKSVNEILGLAESSPKEPKAATLAVPPSEDVQPSAQQLELLELEMRARAIKALMKAGDVKKQP